One Lusitaniella coriacea LEGE 07157 genomic window carries:
- a CDS encoding O-linked N-acetylglucosamine transferase, SPINDLY family protein, producing the protein MSTFSTAAEIDRAYHQGDYERAARLCEEAIAAAPEEKFLYWQLGLILLLQGQTVEAQTTWLMGMLDGEPEEVAAWNQEIVELLQQEAVRQENLKQDNLVWNIRQQIQEIAPKDINNLLHLVRHAIAQETYTGEILRELEIIELLQSNSSITVDFSLLAPTLWDILNYASFDPTSLEFAEASLTHAKKPPEIAALLDIFLAAAINIGHSRKRPDLAIHLCKFALQLDPDNLDAIGQLAVFYRNFEQFEQGIETAKLYASLVENLPDRVFAIKEVVCALMTTGGHWQEAYEVFQEQEKTVRSLVEQHPKNLSPIQISRLCNAYFFPPYFRDFPREDRTLLNQLVRLCHINAKSQYQEQIEKYARGHQQRLSQRKQTHRPLKIGYLSYCFKTHSVGWLARSLFEHHNREQFEIHAYMIVAPNSYDSLGEWYKTQVTKVEQSTDIFELAEAIYQDEIDILIELDSLTLDVACGVVTLKPAPIQVTWLGWDASGIPTIDYFIADPYVLPESAQEYYQEKIWRLPQTYIATDGFEVGLPTLRREQLEIESDAIVYYSAQKGYKRHIETIRLQMNILKAVPNSYFAIKGAARIEAVKSVFETVAEEEGVSKDRLRFLGVDYTEATHRANLGIADVVLDTYPYNGATTTMETLWMGIPLVTRVGEQFAARNSYTMMVNAGITEGIARTDEEYVEWGARLGKDEALRQKISWQLRKSRQSSPLWNGRQFAREMEKAYREMWIEYLKEP; encoded by the coding sequence ATGTCAACTTTCAGTACAGCAGCAGAAATCGATCGCGCTTATCATCAAGGCGACTACGAACGGGCGGCACGTCTGTGTGAAGAAGCGATCGCGGCTGCACCAGAGGAAAAATTCTTATACTGGCAGCTCGGACTAATTCTGTTGTTGCAGGGACAAACCGTCGAAGCGCAAACGACCTGGTTGATGGGAATGCTGGATGGGGAACCCGAAGAGGTTGCTGCCTGGAATCAGGAAATCGTCGAACTATTGCAACAGGAGGCAGTGCGACAGGAAAACCTAAAACAGGACAACCTTGTTTGGAATATCCGGCAACAAATTCAAGAAATCGCTCCCAAAGACATTAACAATCTTCTACATTTAGTGCGACACGCGATCGCGCAAGAAACTTATACGGGTGAAATTTTAAGAGAATTAGAGATTATCGAGCTGCTTCAGTCGAATTCCTCCATTACCGTAGATTTTAGCTTACTCGCCCCCACCCTTTGGGACATTCTCAATTATGCCTCCTTTGACCCCACTTCCTTAGAATTCGCAGAAGCCAGTTTAACCCACGCTAAAAAGCCTCCAGAGATTGCAGCCCTGCTGGATATCTTCCTCGCAGCCGCCATTAACATCGGTCATTCCAGAAAGCGCCCCGATCTGGCAATTCACCTGTGCAAATTCGCCCTACAACTTGACCCTGACAACCTCGACGCGATCGGTCAACTTGCGGTATTTTATCGGAATTTCGAGCAATTCGAGCAAGGCATCGAAACGGCTAAACTGTATGCCTCTCTTGTAGAAAATTTACCCGATCGCGTTTTTGCCATCAAAGAAGTCGTATGCGCGTTAATGACCACAGGCGGACATTGGCAAGAAGCCTATGAAGTTTTCCAAGAACAGGAAAAAACGGTGCGCTCTCTTGTCGAACAACACCCCAAAAATCTCAGTCCAATACAAATCTCTCGCCTCTGCAACGCTTACTTTTTCCCTCCATACTTTCGCGATTTCCCCAGAGAAGATCGCACTCTTCTCAATCAACTCGTTCGGCTTTGCCACATCAACGCCAAAAGCCAGTACCAGGAGCAAATTGAGAAATATGCACGAGGACATCAGCAACGCTTGAGCCAAAGAAAACAAACCCATCGTCCGCTTAAAATTGGTTACCTATCCTATTGCTTTAAAACCCATTCTGTCGGATGGTTGGCGCGATCGCTCTTTGAGCATCACAATCGAGAGCAGTTCGAGATCCACGCCTACATGATAGTCGCGCCCAATAGTTACGACTCCCTCGGAGAATGGTATAAAACTCAAGTGACAAAAGTCGAGCAGTCCACCGATATCTTCGAGCTGGCAGAAGCCATTTATCAAGATGAAATCGATATCTTAATCGAACTCGATAGCCTCACCCTGGATGTAGCCTGCGGCGTTGTTACACTCAAACCCGCTCCGATTCAAGTCACTTGGTTGGGATGGGATGCCTCTGGAATTCCCACAATCGATTATTTTATTGCAGATCCCTACGTTCTCCCGGAATCCGCTCAAGAATACTACCAAGAAAAAATCTGGCGCTTACCCCAAACCTATATTGCCACTGATGGATTTGAAGTCGGCTTACCAACCCTGCGCCGCGAACAGTTAGAAATTGAAAGCGATGCGATTGTTTACTATAGCGCTCAAAAAGGCTACAAACGCCACATCGAGACAATTCGACTCCAGATGAACATTCTCAAAGCCGTACCGAATAGTTACTTTGCCATAAAAGGAGCAGCAAGAATTGAAGCAGTCAAAAGCGTTTTTGAAACGGTAGCCGAAGAAGAGGGAGTCTCGAAGGATCGCCTGCGCTTTTTAGGCGTTGACTACACCGAAGCAACTCACCGCGCTAATTTAGGAATTGCAGATGTGGTACTGGATACTTATCCCTACAACGGTGCAACAACAACGATGGAAACCCTTTGGATGGGCATTCCCTTAGTGACGCGCGTGGGAGAGCAATTTGCAGCGCGAAATAGCTATACGATGATGGTGAATGCGGGAATTACGGAAGGCATTGCTCGGACGGATGAGGAATATGTAGAGTGGGGCGCGCGCTTGGGTAAGGACGAAGCACTGCGACAGAAAATTTCCTGGCAATTGAGAAAGTCTCGACAATCCTCACCCTTATGGAATGGTCGCCAATTTGCCCGCGAGATGGAAAAGGCTTATCGTGAAATGTGGATCGAATATTTAAAAGAGCCATAA
- a CDS encoding HD-GYP domain-containing protein, whose protein sequence is METSKSLKSLLESEDFIASSDERVGLIEKLLSIGTALSDIHDLGELLHRILSGSREITLSDAGSVYLLDKTEAIPKLIFKVAQNDSLFEDATNDSQPKASFFKEFAINITPESLAGYVALTGESLNLHDAYDLPSGMPYKLDQNFDRDFLYRTRSVLVLPMQNPQGEVIGVLQLINRKVCSDAILTPDNTFEMTQPYSDWEERIVCSLASQAAISIERNSLEESIENLFEGFVRASVQVIEARDPTTSGHSERVAALTVQLAKAINEIDIGPLGKRQFSTRQIQEIRYAALLHDFGKVGVPEAILNKQKKLYPEQLKVIRQRFAFVQRTLEMECAQNKYKYLIEHPSHLARHPNHDSSCPYCQQLEQLDRQLETAITKLHRYYSLIEQINEPEVLEHKIFETFFEEALQELDELAKYTYRNINGQLKPLLEPNEIEQLMLPRGNLTTAERLAIEAHVTHSYAFLKRIPWTKDLQNIPLIAYGHHEKLDGTGYPQGLRGDAIPIQTQMMTVADIYDALTAADRPYKQPLPTEIVLQILREEADKGKVNADLVDLFEQKLVFRAADKNFWMFNDFG, encoded by the coding sequence ATGGAAACGTCTAAGTCCCTAAAATCTCTCCTGGAGAGTGAAGACTTCATTGCTTCCTCTGACGAACGAGTTGGACTGATTGAAAAGTTGCTCTCTATTGGCACCGCCCTCTCTGACATTCACGATCTAGGGGAATTACTCCATCGTATTCTATCCGGAAGTCGAGAAATCACCCTGAGCGATGCAGGGAGCGTTTATCTGCTTGACAAGACAGAAGCGATCCCAAAACTAATCTTTAAAGTGGCTCAAAACGATTCTCTCTTTGAGGATGCTACCAACGATTCTCAGCCTAAAGCATCCTTTTTCAAAGAATTTGCCATCAATATTACCCCCGAAAGTCTAGCAGGATATGTCGCTCTGACTGGAGAAAGTCTGAACTTACACGATGCTTACGACTTACCCTCCGGGATGCCCTATAAACTCGATCAAAACTTCGATCGCGATTTCCTTTATCGTACCCGCTCCGTTCTCGTTCTCCCCATGCAAAATCCTCAAGGAGAAGTGATCGGAGTATTGCAACTGATCAATCGCAAGGTTTGCTCCGACGCAATTCTTACGCCAGACAATACCTTTGAAATGACGCAACCCTATTCCGACTGGGAAGAGAGAATCGTGTGTTCCCTCGCCTCCCAAGCCGCCATTTCCATCGAACGGAACTCCCTTGAAGAAAGTATTGAAAACCTTTTTGAAGGCTTTGTCCGCGCATCCGTACAAGTTATTGAAGCGAGAGATCCCACCACTTCAGGTCACTCCGAGCGCGTTGCAGCCCTTACTGTCCAGTTAGCAAAAGCAATTAATGAGATCGATATTGGTCCCTTAGGAAAACGCCAATTTAGCACTCGCCAAATCCAGGAAATCCGCTATGCAGCTCTCCTCCACGACTTCGGTAAAGTTGGCGTTCCCGAAGCCATTTTAAACAAACAGAAAAAACTTTACCCCGAACAACTTAAAGTCATTCGCCAGCGATTTGCCTTCGTACAGCGAACCCTGGAAATGGAATGCGCTCAAAATAAATATAAATACTTAATCGAACACCCCAGTCACCTCGCACGCCATCCAAACCACGATTCCAGTTGTCCCTACTGCCAGCAATTAGAGCAGCTCGACCGTCAACTCGAAACAGCGATTACCAAACTCCACCGTTACTATTCGCTCATCGAACAGATCAACGAACCAGAAGTCCTAGAACACAAAATTTTTGAAACCTTCTTTGAAGAAGCCCTTCAGGAACTAGATGAGTTGGCAAAATATACCTACCGCAATATTAACGGTCAATTAAAACCCTTACTCGAACCCAATGAAATCGAACAACTCATGTTGCCCAGGGGAAATTTGACCACTGCTGAACGGCTTGCAATCGAAGCTCACGTTACCCATTCCTACGCCTTTCTCAAGCGTATTCCCTGGACAAAAGACTTGCAAAATATCCCCCTCATTGCCTACGGACACCACGAAAAACTAGATGGGACGGGCTATCCCCAAGGGTTACGAGGCGATGCGATCCCCATTCAAACACAGATGATGACTGTCGCCGATATCTACGATGCCCTAACTGCCGCAGACCGTCCTTATAAACAACCATTACCGACGGAGATCGTCCTACAAATCTTACGAGAAGAAGCAGACAAAGGGAAAGTTAATGCCGATCTCGTTGACTTATTCGAGCAAAAGCTTGTATTTCGCGCGGCAGACAAGAATTTTTGGATGTTCAACGATTTTGGGTAG
- a CDS encoding DUF3082 domain-containing protein — protein MNDPTPPSAAEKVKKSVTFGQCLTGAAISSSLAIALYFLTTSIAQTFAQKPLPTGSAIAQNLSVAVRTLVVGAATLATGLFAVATVGLIALGIQTLWQQRKQTTP, from the coding sequence ATGAACGATCCGACCCCTCCATCTGCTGCTGAAAAGGTCAAGAAATCTGTAACCTTCGGGCAATGCTTGACAGGAGCAGCGATTTCTAGTTCTCTGGCGATCGCGCTCTATTTTCTCACAACCTCCATCGCCCAAACCTTTGCTCAAAAACCCCTGCCCACCGGTAGCGCGATCGCGCAAAATCTCTCCGTCGCCGTTCGTACCCTCGTTGTTGGCGCTGCCACCCTAGCAACAGGGTTATTTGCCGTTGCAACAGTTGGATTAATAGCCCTTGGCATTCAAACACTCTGGCAACAAAGAAAACAAACAACTCCTTAG
- a CDS encoding glutathione peroxidase: MLSNKEGSRIPQATFRTRQNDDWVDVTTDEIFSGKTVVVFALPGAFTPTCSSTHLPGYNELASTFKENGVDNIVCLSVNDAFVMNEWSKDQEAENITLVPDGNGEFSEGMGMLVDKTDLGFGKRSWRYSMLVKDGKIEKMFIEPEVPGDPFEVSDAHTMLDYINPDAKRPKIVSLFTKPGCPFCARAKKALNDRGMAYEEIILGRDATTRSIKAITGETTVPQVFINGERIGGSEALEDYLNRN; this comes from the coding sequence ATGTTGTCCAACAAAGAAGGAAGCCGCATTCCCCAGGCGACGTTCCGCACCCGCCAGAATGATGATTGGGTCGATGTCACCACAGACGAGATATTTTCGGGAAAAACTGTTGTTGTTTTTGCACTCCCCGGAGCTTTTACGCCAACCTGTTCTTCCACCCATCTTCCTGGCTACAACGAGTTGGCTTCAACCTTTAAAGAGAACGGCGTTGATAACATTGTTTGCTTATCTGTCAATGATGCCTTTGTGATGAACGAGTGGTCAAAAGACCAAGAAGCAGAGAATATCACCCTCGTTCCCGACGGGAATGGCGAGTTTAGCGAAGGCATGGGGATGTTGGTTGACAAGACAGACCTGGGTTTTGGCAAGCGCTCGTGGCGCTATTCAATGCTGGTTAAAGACGGCAAGATTGAAAAGATGTTTATCGAGCCAGAAGTTCCCGGCGATCCCTTTGAGGTGTCTGACGCACACACGATGCTCGATTACATCAACCCCGATGCAAAGCGTCCTAAAATTGTATCCCTCTTCACCAAACCCGGTTGCCCCTTCTGCGCGCGCGCCAAGAAGGCGCTGAACGATCGCGGAATGGCTTACGAAGAAATCATCTTAGGTCGAGATGCGACAACGCGCTCCATCAAAGCAATCACCGGGGAAACAACGGTACCGCAAGTCTTCATTAACGGCGAGCGCATTGGCGGTTCTGAAGCATTAGAAGATTATCTCAATCGGAATTAG
- the dps gene encoding DNA starvation/stationary phase protection protein Dps, producing the protein MTATTLSKSSRRFFPTRHDLAADVRKQVVEILSQTLATTTDLKTQVKQAHWNVKGMDFYQLHELFDELAAELVGYIDMTAERITALGGVALGTARIAAEASILPEYPADAVDGGEHVTALAERYSEYAKHLRDGIAKSAELGDDDTADLYTEISRTIDKHLWFLEAHLHKKADLS; encoded by the coding sequence ATGACTGCTACAACTCTATCCAAATCCTCTCGACGCTTTTTCCCGACGCGCCACGATCTCGCGGCAGATGTACGGAAACAGGTGGTTGAAATTCTCAGCCAAACCCTGGCGACAACGACTGATTTGAAAACCCAAGTCAAGCAAGCGCACTGGAATGTCAAGGGAATGGATTTTTATCAGTTGCACGAGTTGTTTGACGAACTTGCAGCAGAATTAGTGGGCTATATTGACATGACCGCAGAGCGCATTACGGCATTAGGTGGCGTTGCGCTTGGAACGGCTCGCATTGCGGCTGAGGCTTCGATTTTACCGGAATATCCTGCCGATGCGGTGGATGGAGGCGAACACGTTACTGCCCTTGCGGAACGCTATAGCGAATATGCCAAGCATCTTCGGGACGGAATCGCAAAATCTGCTGAGTTAGGGGATGACGATACCGCAGACCTCTACACGGAAATTTCTCGAACCATTGATAAGCACCTCTGGTTCCTCGAAGCACACCTACACAAGAAGGCGGATTTAAGCTAG
- a CDS encoding DUF565 domain-containing protein encodes MQNTRLNGLFDSLSDRAIAIFRNPWRRVSLLAISLLFGFFLGGSAITSTLGQLAYWDVPAAIVTVLITEAISFWVYRRSRPVLPGTLTRGKLLADVLNALKIGVNYGLCLEAFKLNT; translated from the coding sequence ATGCAAAATACGCGCCTGAATGGTCTTTTTGATTCTTTGAGCGATCGCGCGATCGCGATATTTAGAAATCCTTGGCGGCGAGTCTCGCTTCTGGCCATCTCTTTACTATTTGGCTTCTTTTTAGGAGGGAGTGCCATCACCAGTACCCTCGGACAGCTTGCCTATTGGGATGTTCCAGCCGCGATTGTCACCGTACTGATAACCGAAGCCATTAGTTTTTGGGTTTATCGCCGTTCTCGTCCCGTTTTGCCGGGAACCCTAACCAGAGGAAAACTATTGGCAGATGTCCTGAATGCCCTGAAAATTGGGGTGAACTACGGATTGTGTTTGGAAGCGTTCAAACTCAACACTTGA
- a CDS encoding aminopeptidase P family protein, whose protein sequence is MTAPSLASILQQRRQHLAQLVDFPVLLWSGCALSRNFPANRFPFRASSHFLYFAGLSLKNSVIRLEGGKLELFYDEAPPESALWHGEMPARSDLARTIGADAAYPLADLAFHCKDAATIPVSQVQTQQFQILQRAIALEGIDAQLAQAIATLRLRHDAGALEQLRQAAAIAVEAHKIGMGMVSHAHTEAEVRGAIEGAIFARNMSCSYNSIVTVRGEVLHNERYDNLLQPGDLLLVDAGAETQMGWASDITRTFPIAGKFSATQREIYNLVLAAHDACVDRVSPGVEYSEIHHLAALVLAQGLVDLGILRGQADDLVERDAHALFFPHGIGHLLGLDVHDMEDLGDVAGYAPGRKRRDRFGWCYLRLDRPLQPGMLVTIEPGFYQVPGILQNPHWREKYQDCINWQQLERFGDVRGIRIEDDVLVTESGREVVSADLPNNADEIEQLVSANS, encoded by the coding sequence ATGACCGCTCCTTCTCTTGCCTCGATACTACAGCAACGCCGCCAGCACCTTGCCCAACTTGTGGATTTTCCCGTCCTGCTTTGGTCGGGATGCGCCCTTTCGCGAAACTTTCCCGCCAACCGCTTTCCCTTTCGCGCCAGCAGTCATTTTCTCTATTTTGCGGGACTTTCCTTAAAAAATTCTGTGATTCGCTTAGAGGGAGGTAAACTCGAACTGTTTTACGATGAAGCTCCCCCGGAAAGTGCATTGTGGCATGGGGAAATGCCCGCGCGATCGGATCTCGCTCGAACGATTGGTGCGGATGCGGCATATCCCCTCGCAGATTTAGCTTTTCATTGTAAAGATGCCGCGACGATTCCCGTCTCCCAGGTGCAAACCCAACAATTCCAAATTCTTCAACGCGCGATCGCGCTAGAAGGGATTGATGCCCAACTCGCCCAAGCGATCGCGACCTTACGCCTTAGACACGATGCAGGGGCGCTAGAGCAATTGCGTCAAGCTGCCGCGATCGCGGTCGAAGCCCACAAGATTGGAATGGGAATGGTATCCCACGCTCACACAGAAGCGGAAGTGCGCGGGGCAATTGAAGGGGCAATTTTTGCTCGTAATATGAGCTGTTCCTATAACAGTATTGTCACGGTTCGGGGAGAAGTTCTCCACAACGAACGGTACGATAACCTATTGCAACCGGGGGATTTGCTGTTGGTGGATGCTGGGGCGGAAACGCAGATGGGGTGGGCATCGGATATTACCCGCACCTTTCCGATCGCGGGAAAATTCTCCGCAACCCAGCGAGAGATATACAATCTTGTTTTAGCCGCCCACGATGCTTGTGTCGATCGCGTGAGTCCAGGAGTAGAGTACTCAGAAATTCACCATCTCGCCGCTTTGGTTCTCGCTCAAGGGTTGGTAGATTTGGGCATTTTACGCGGTCAAGCCGACGATTTAGTCGAACGGGACGCACACGCCCTATTTTTCCCCCACGGTATCGGGCATCTTTTGGGGCTGGACGTACACGATATGGAAGACTTGGGAGATGTTGCCGGATATGCCCCTGGACGAAAACGGCGCGATCGCTTTGGCTGGTGCTATCTCCGTTTAGATCGACCCTTGCAACCGGGAATGCTCGTCACCATTGAACCGGGGTTTTATCAAGTTCCGGGAATTTTACAAAACCCTCACTGGCGAGAAAAATATCAAGATTGCATCAATTGGCAACAACTCGAACGCTTTGGGGACGTGCGCGGCATTCGGATCGAAGATGATGTATTAGTGACCGAATCGGGTCGGGAGGTTGTCAGTGCCGATCTTCCCAATAATGCTGATGAAATCGAACAATTGGTCAGCGCAAATTCTTAA